The Candidatus Mancarchaeum acidiphilum sequence CTGCAGGTATGCGCATAAGGCTAATAGGGGCAGCAGTATTGATAGTTGCAGTGGTGTCCATTTTTGCAATAGTGTTAAGTGGAGGATCCCAAAACAATGCCAATGATACAATTGTGAAACCTTCCCTTGCCTGCCCTATGCTCCCATACTATAGCACAGCAAATTACAGTGATGTGGGCAATATAGTGCTTAATAATGCTGAAGGAAATCAATGCTTCCTTACTTATGTCAACACAAAATCTGATGTTATAGATGTAGGCAATGGGGTTCATTATAGCTCTTACGACGGGACACTTAGCGTTCCATCTGTCAATTATACATACAAAATGGGCCCGAAGCAGGTTCTTAATATAGAGAATGCTGCAGATGAGGGTAATTGCTGGGCGTATAAAACAATAGAGATGTTCAATATCACATATTCAGGAAATGCGACAAATTGCAAGAGTGAAATTATAAACTGAAACTGATGTTTTTGTTTTTTTTTTGTTTTTATAATATTTTGGCTATTTTTTGTTAATCTTTTGTTTAATCTAGAAATTGTATTTGAGGTTATTGGATTTTGCTAATAGGTAGGGTCTTTACAAAAATAGCTTCTGTAGGATTTAGAAATATCTTAAGGTTCGCTAAAGTGCGACCGTCGGGATTTGAACCCGAGTTTTTGGCTGTCTTTTGAACCTTCCTTTTTCAATGGAAGGCCAAAGTCCTACCAGGCTAGACTACGATCGCAAAATTCAGTTAAACTATCGAAACATTGCCAAGGATGTAATAATATTCTTAACTTATTCTATAAATACTTTTCGTTTTGGGCTGGTACTTATATAGTATCATAGACGTAGGTGTACAAATAAAAACCTATTAATATAAAAAGGGGTTCCCATACAAAAGTATTAATATTAGTATATTTAAATTTAATTGCTTGGAAAATATTTCAAGCGAAAAAAAGAAAGTGAATTGAATGAATGACGAAGGAAATGGAAATGGCTCATATGAAGGCCATGGTGGTTTTGGAAGGAGAAATGATAGATTTTCTGGAATGTCTTCGACACCAAAACCTGTAAAGGTAGGAGATGAAATTGACGTAAAGATAGAGGCAGTAGCATCCAAAGGTGACGGAATCGCCAAAAAGGATGGTTTTGTAATCTTTATAAAGGGTGCAAAAGAGGGAGAAGAGAAAAAGATAAGAATAACAGATGTAAAAGAAAGATTTGCAACTGGAGAAGTAATTTCCTGATTAGAATCTAATTAAGTTTGTTTCAGCCTGTTTTTGTCAGGTTGGTTTGTTTTTGCAGGGTTTTTATATTTTATATAACCTGCTCTTTTTATCTGTCTGTTTATAACTTTTTATCACTTAGAATTTCTTATTTCATCGGCAGCTATTATCAAAGCGGCAGGTCCAACCCTCTCCATATTCTTGTCTTTGCTGATTTCTATCGCTTTTATTATATAATCTACAGCTTGTTCTGCTAGAAGTTCGCTCAATGCTATACCTGCTGATTTATCTACAGGTTTACGATAGGGCATGGTGCTATTCAATATCTTCTCGAAATCCACTTTTCTTAGTGCAGTCAATACCCTGCCCTTAATTTCATTCCTGATAGGGCTTTCTATATTCAATCCATATTCTTGCGTATCGTTCTTAACCATCTATCACACCATATCATAGATAATTTGCAATTTTTGTTTATTTAAGCGTTTTGCGGAACTTTCTAACAATATATTATAATTTTGGCAGTTTGCGGCAATATACCTATTAACTATTATTATACATTGAAATCTTTTACCATGCAATTAAAAGGAAAAGAGGCTGTTTGAGGAATCTTTCAGGATTGTCTAGACAAATCCTGTACAATTTTATAATCATTTCCCCTCCAGCTTATTTTACTCATTGAACGTGCATACGCTAAATTGACAAGGTATATTATGTTTATGAACAAGAATATGAAAAGTGCATAAGCCTTATGCTTTGGTGCACGCATATAGGTCTTGATCTCCCCTATCGCAAAGGGGATAAGGAATATTAGGAACAAGTAACTTACGGATATGGAAAGGATTATTGAAGAGAAAAAAAGCAACTCTTGGCCCGAATAGAGAATTACCCCGTATTTGAAATTTGATTTTGACCCAAGCATTGTCAAAGCAGTCTGCCTGTTTGACCATTCCATAAAGGAATTGAATTTGTCATCAGTATTAACGGTCAGCCCAACATCTCCTATGTATACTAATTTTCCCTTCGATTTTGATTTTCTCGTTATGTAGATGTCATCAGATAGGGAATTGGAAAATTCGGACAGTGATTTGCTGTCCATCAATGAACTCCTAAATGCCAGTGATCCTCCCCACCCAAAAAGGGTAGTGTCGGATTCCATCATGCCGTTCCCAACAAAACTCCATACCATCTTTACTTTGGACCAAAATCCGCCCACTGGGTTGAAATATGGGTATGATGTTGTTGCTACAACATTACTTTCACTGAAGGGGGCAATCATTCGTTCCAGCCAATAATTTGTGAATTCCACGTCCGAATCCGCTATTGCATACACACTGTATTCAGGATATTTTTTTATTGCAGTTGATATTGCTTTTACCTTTCCGCTTCCCTTTCCAATGTCACTATCAGATACAATTAGGTTAAGTCCAAGTTCTTTTATTATAGGGACCGAGGGATCGTTTAAATCATCCACTACACATATTACACTGTAATTTTTGTAGGTTTGGGATTTTAATGATGACAAGTTTTTCTTTAATGTTAAGTCAACACCCCTGCATGGCGATATAACTAGCACCTTTTCTTTTTGATTCCCTTTATAGATCACTTCAGGCTGTTTCTTCTTGGCATATGGGTATATGGCGATTCCAAGCAGCCCTAAGAATACAAGAGACAAGAATGAGGTATAAGCAGTTAGCAGCCAATTTAAAGTCATCAGTTCATCCCAGCGATTTTGATAAATCTATATTATTTTCTATCATTTCCATTGTCTTCTTAAAGTCTTTTTCAACATCTTGCCTTAGAGCCCCTTTTTTATTGAAAAACTTCAGTATATCCGATTTTGTCTTTGCATTGCTGACACCAGACAATTCAATGACAAAGTCACCAAGCATCAACGTGGATGGATCATATATCTCCTTGAGCCTGCCCCAGTTGTCTTTAAGCCAATCCCAATATATCTTTAGGTTACCCTTAATCAGGCCCGCCGATCTTACAAGGCGGTATGAGTCCTGCATCCTTATATTTCCAGATATTGAGTAGTTTAGCACATCTTTTACCATTTCTGGCTTCTCAAAGCTCCCCATTGCCGATACAATCAAGGGCTTCTCTGAAGAATCCGCATTTTTATAGAGCTTTTCAAGTTCTTTGAATTCCCTTTCTCCTCCATTAATAGCGATGTTTATGTACATTGCTCCTCTTATATTGCCATCTATAGAGTCAAGTTTATTCTCATTCATTTTGAATAATTTTAGCAATTCCGATGATGTCTTCTTATCTTTCAGCAGCACTAAATTCATCAGTGCAGAAGCCCTCAATTCTTTATTTTGCAGGGGCTCGCCTTTTTTCATATTTAATCCCACATCATTAATGGCCCTTTTTGATATTGAGGTCATTATTTTGCGCAATTCTTCAGACTTATTTTTGCCATTTGCGGTAAGATAAATGCTGTATAGATTTGACAGGACGATTTTTGTAGAAGGATAATTGATAATTTCGATTGCCTGTTTGATTTGCTGAAGGTAATTATCAATTGGGATGCTCCCTGACTTATATAGAAGGTAAAAATTAAGCAGCAATCCTGCCTTGCTCAGATCCGGCAAACGCTCTTTTTCTACGTAGGAAAGCGCAGATTTTGCGTATTCCTCTGGGTATTTTATTATATAAAATCCGGACTGGTTAGGATTAATTAGGAGATGCTTGAAATTGCCTTCTTTTACCCTTATGGATTTATTTTCGAGTATAAGTTTTGATTCTTTGCCATCAATTAAGTATTTTATTGGTACCTTCCAAAGGCTTTGCTTAGCTTTTGGGGAACCTGATATCATAAAACGGCTTTGTGAAATCTCTATTGAACCTTTTGGCATTTTGACCTCAAGCAGCGGATACCCCTCCTGCTCTATCCAGTTCTTAAGTATTTTCCCTATCTCTGCCCCTTTTAGTTCAGGATCGCTTACAGAAGCTTCTTGTATTGAATCCCATAGATCTTCTTTTTTAGCATTTTTGTATTTGTATTTATTTAGATAAATGTTAAGTCCTTTGCTGAATACCTTGTCCCCAACAAAATCGTTGATCATGTTTAATAAAGCCCCTCCCTTGTTATAGCTTATGACATCGAATATTGAATCCGCCTCTCCTGACTCCTTGATCTGCGTGCTTATCGGATGAGTGTTCTTAAGCGCATCGCTGAGCAATGCACTGATGGTGCTGTCATAATAATCGTTTTCAATTTTCCAGGATGGGTATATATTCTCCAGTGCCTTGTAGCTCATAAACGTGGCAAAGCTTTCGTTTAGCCATAAATCGTCCCACCATTTCATAGTGACAAGGTCCCCAAACCATTGGTGGGCAAGTTCGTGGGCTACTGTGTCTGCTACATTATGCTTTGTAGATTCCGGTGTGGTTTTCTCATTGGCAAGCAAGCTTGCTTCTCTGAATGTTATAGCTCCCCAGTTTTCCATTGCACCTGCCGCAAAGTCCGGTACTGCTATAAGATCAACTTTCTTTAGGGGATATTTAAACCCGAAATATTTTTCATAGAAGCTTATTGATTTCCTTGCGCAATCGAGTGCAAATTTGCCATCTTTTGATTTTCCTTTTGTGGTTACAACCCGGAACTTTAGCCTTCCCGAATTTCCTTTCAGATATTCAAATTTGCCAACACCTAGGAAAACTAAATAGGTAGACATCTTAGGAGTAGTCTCAAAACTGACGATCTTCCTCTTCTTGGACTTTATGTGCTTTATTGACTTTACTGGCATATTTGATATTGCATCATACCCTTCATCAACTTCCAGTGATATATCGAATCTCGATTTGAATATTGGCGCGTCAAAGCAGGGAAAAGCTGATCTTGCACTATTAGGCTCAAACTGTGAGGAAAGCATATATTCTTGTTTTCCATTAATGGAATATGAGCTCCGATAAAATCCATACATCTTATCGTTGTTTAATCCCTCAAAATTTATCAGCAAGTCGCATTTGCCGGAAAATTTTTGATTAAACTTCAATTTTGCTATCTTAGAGTTTTCATTGTATAGGATTTTTGACGCTTTGACCTTTTTGCTGCCTGAGACTATCCAAGATGATTTTATCTTGATTTGGTAAGAATGTATAGATATTTCATCGGTGAGGGATTTTATTTCTATACTTATCTTTTCATTTCCTTCATATGCAAATTTATTAAAATCCGTTGACAAGCTTATTTTATATTTAATTGGCAATATATCTTTGCTTAATCCGTCATAGATAAATTCCATTAAAAAACACCTTAGTACTATTTAATCTTACGGCAAATAATTAAGCACTTGCGGGAATTATTTTGTATTTATATACCTTTTCAACAAATTTATATCGTATCAGGGCATTTTTCACCAAAAATCATCTTGGGGCATTCCATAATTTAAAAGGCAAGGGCATGGCTGGCAATAGCAATTATAAATCTAACATTTTTAAGAGCAAAAGCTCTAGCAATAAAGCAAAGATATTTGCAGGTGCCTCTGTAGGCCATTTCGCAAATGATGGAACACTTCTTGTATTCACGATGCTCATGGTTTATTATATCAAAATACCTCATGTCAGCGTTGCTGTTCTAGGATCCATAGCGGTTGCTTACCAGCTGCTTTCTGGATATCTAAGTACAAGAGTAGGCAAATATGCGGATGCTAAAGGAGATTACAATAAGCTTATTTCCGTTGGCATATTGATTGAGGGGCTTGGGATCTTCCTGTTTGGCATTTCATTTATATTCGGTTATCTGCTCTATGTATATGCATTTGCCTTGTTGGCTGCATTGGTTCTGGGATTTGGGCAGGCATTTTACCATCCCCTTGGCGGTGCACTTTTATCCAACACATTTGGAAAAAGCTCGCCTAAATATATGGGTGCTAATGGAGCCTTCGGCAGCTTAGGTAGATCAATACTGCCTTCATTAATAGCTTTTTCAATATTATTGTTTGGGAATACTGTGGGGCTTATTTCCATATCCGCATTTTACCTATTGCTTTCCATTATCATATTCGTATTGCTTGCTAATAAACGCAATAATAATGGTTCCAGTAGTATGAATAAAGTAAGGCTTTTGGACAGGTCTTCAAGTACTGATGACATCACCGTATCTCAAAAAGCCATGGCAAGCCACAAGCCTTTCAGCTTCTATAAAAAATCTGTTTATAAGCTGACATTGGTAACGATTTTGAGATCTGCTTCAATCATGGCAACCCTGACTTTTATTGGAGTTTATATAAAAATCATAGGAAAGCTGACCCCAACGGAAGTTGGAATCTTCCTCACCGTGACTTTCTTTTTTGCCGTCATAGGACAATATGTATTTGGTGTAATAGTTACTAAAAAAGGAAACCGCAAAACGGTGGTTTATACCACGCTTATATCGGTTATTGCTTTCGGCTTTTTCCTGCTTCTTAGAGGCCCAGTTTATTCTTATATATTTTACTCTGTCTTCACCTTTGCTGCCCTGACTTCCTTCCCTGTATTTATGAGTTATTCTGCAAATATAGTTGAGAAAGAATACAACGGATATTCAAATTCTGTTGTTTGGGGTATAGGAACTATAGTTGGAGGGGCTTTAGGTGTAGGATTAATAACAATATTGTTATATTTTGGGTTTAGTATATTTATTGGGATGGTTGTTGCTGAGATAATTGGAATAATTTCGATAATCTCATTGCCAATACTGCCCAAAACGTTGAATATAAATTGAAGTGAATTTATGTCAGACATAAGCATAATTATACCGACTAAAGACGAATTGAATGTCAAGAATATATTGAAGGATATAGAGAAAAACTTCAAAAAAAATGAAATAGAAATTATAATAGTGGATAAGAGCAAGCCTGAAATAAAGCGTAAAATTAAAGATTTGGGATTCCCAGTGATTGACCAAATATCAAATGGTTATGAGAATGCATTGGTTGAAGGTTTTAAAAGGGCAAAATCTCCTATACTTGCAACTATAGATGCTGATGGTACTTATTTAGTAAAAGATTTAAAATCGGTTATATTGGAATTGGATAAGGGAGATTATGATTTTATTAGCGGGGATCGCAGCTCAGGATTAAGGAAAATGACGTTTTACATAAGTTTTGGCAACAAATTTCTTACAAAATGGTTTAACTTCCTATACCATAGAAAGATGCATGATGTTCTAAGTGGAGTATTCGCGATGAAAAGAGAGGTATTTGATAAAATAAAATATGACGATGCATTTAGGGCAGGCACCTTGTTTTTTGAGATTGAAGCTGTAAGAAGGGGTTACCGCATAAAAGATATTCCGATAAGCTATGCAGATAGGGTAAATACTAAATCAAGGATAACAAAATCAAAACCCATATACGGATTCTTTATAGCATTTTATTCGATCAAATACGCTAGGGATTACAGACCTTTGGTTTTATTTGGGGCTATTGGAATTCTTTTAATTATAGCTGGAATAATAGTTGGGGCATTGGTAGTGCAGAATTACTTTGCGACTGGCGTTCTTATAGAGGTTGGCAGAGCACTTATATCGTTTATGCTTATAGTGCTAGGATTTTTATCGATAATAACCGGCCTTATATTAGATATGTTATTGGAGATAGAAAAGATACTGCTTAAAAAATGATAATGCAGTTACTTGCTTGTTTTGGTTCTTTTCACCTAAGGGATTTATCCTTGGTTTCTGGAGCAAACTTTAAGCTAATCAAAAATCCTATTAGTGCAAATATGGCAAAGCACAATACCACAGTTTTTAACCCGTAAAGCGAATCTATAATAGGAAATGAGAATATTGCAACGATTGATCCCAATCTGGAGATAGATGTGGCAAAACCCATAGCGGTCCCCCTTATCCTTGTAGGGAACAACTCAACTGGGTAGGCATAGGTCATTGGGCTTGGCCCTATATTGTCAAATAAGTGCACCATACCAAATGCACCGAATGTCATCAGTAAACCTACAACCATGTATTCATTGACAAAGAAAAATATGATCAAGGTTATGAACGCTCCTAGAAAC is a genomic window containing:
- a CDS encoding glycosyltransferase family 2 protein, giving the protein MSDISIIIPTKDELNVKNILKDIEKNFKKNEIEIIIVDKSKPEIKRKIKDLGFPVIDQISNGYENALVEGFKRAKSPILATIDADGTYLVKDLKSVILELDKGDYDFISGDRSSGLRKMTFYISFGNKFLTKWFNFLYHRKMHDVLSGVFAMKREVFDKIKYDDAFRAGTLFFEIEAVRRGYRIKDIPISYADRVNTKSRITKSKPIYGFFIAFYSIKYARDYRPLVLFGAIGILLIIAGIIVGALVVQNYFATGVLIEVGRALISFMLIVLGFLSIITGLILDMLLEIEKILLKK
- a CDS encoding glycosyltransferase, which translates into the protein MTLNWLLTAYTSFLSLVFLGLLGIAIYPYAKKKQPEVIYKGNQKEKVLVISPCRGVDLTLKKNLSSLKSQTYKNYSVICVVDDLNDPSVPIIKELGLNLIVSDSDIGKGSGKVKAISTAIKKYPEYSVYAIADSDVEFTNYWLERMIAPFSESNVVATTSYPYFNPVGGFWSKVKMVWSFVGNGMMESDTTLFGWGGSLAFRSSLMDSKSLSEFSNSLSDDIYITRKSKSKGKLVYIGDVGLTVNTDDKFNSFMEWSNRQTALTMLGSKSNFKYGVILYSGQELLFFSSIILSISVSYLFLIFLIPFAIGEIKTYMRAPKHKAYALFIFLFINIIYLVNLAYARSMSKISWRGNDYKIVQDLSRQS
- a CDS encoding winged helix-turn-helix domain-containing protein, which translates into the protein MSKTMETKDKILKSLKVKKRTITELSEELGLSKSTVSQHLYELIDSGLIEEEPNDHFKKLKYFRLRSKEGVNETAGMRIRLIGAAVLIVAVVSIFAIVLSGGSQNNANDTIVKPSLACPMLPYYSTANYSDVGNIVLNNAEGNQCFLTYVNTKSDVIDVGNGVHYSSYDGTLSVPSVNYTYKMGPKQVLNIENAADEGNCWAYKTIEMFNITYSGNATNCKSEIIN
- a CDS encoding M1 family metallopeptidase → MEFIYDGLSKDILPIKYKISLSTDFNKFAYEGNEKISIEIKSLTDEISIHSYQIKIKSSWIVSGSKKVKASKILYNENSKIAKLKFNQKFSGKCDLLINFEGLNNDKMYGFYRSSYSINGKQEYMLSSQFEPNSARSAFPCFDAPIFKSRFDISLEVDEGYDAISNMPVKSIKHIKSKKRKIVSFETTPKMSTYLVFLGVGKFEYLKGNSGRLKFRVVTTKGKSKDGKFALDCARKSISFYEKYFGFKYPLKKVDLIAVPDFAAGAMENWGAITFREASLLANEKTTPESTKHNVADTVAHELAHQWFGDLVTMKWWDDLWLNESFATFMSYKALENIYPSWKIENDYYDSTISALLSDALKNTHPISTQIKESGEADSIFDVISYNKGGALLNMINDFVGDKVFSKGLNIYLNKYKYKNAKKEDLWDSIQEASVSDPELKGAEIGKILKNWIEQEGYPLLEVKMPKGSIEISQSRFMISGSPKAKQSLWKVPIKYLIDGKESKLILENKSIRVKEGNFKHLLINPNQSGFYIIKYPEEYAKSALSYVEKERLPDLSKAGLLLNFYLLYKSGSIPIDNYLQQIKQAIEIINYPSTKIVLSNLYSIYLTANGKNKSEELRKIMTSISKRAINDVGLNMKKGEPLQNKELRASALMNLVLLKDKKTSSELLKLFKMNENKLDSIDGNIRGAMYINIAINGGEREFKELEKLYKNADSSEKPLIVSAMGSFEKPEMVKDVLNYSISGNIRMQDSYRLVRSAGLIKGNLKIYWDWLKDNWGRLKEIYDPSTLMLGDFVIELSGVSNAKTKSDILKFFNKKGALRQDVEKDFKKTMEMIENNIDLSKSLG
- a CDS encoding TRAM domain-containing protein, with amino-acid sequence MNDEGNGNGSYEGHGGFGRRNDRFSGMSSTPKPVKVGDEIDVKIEAVASKGDGIAKKDGFVIFIKGAKEGEEKKIRITDVKERFATGEVIS
- a CDS encoding MFS transporter, which codes for MAGNSNYKSNIFKSKSSSNKAKIFAGASVGHFANDGTLLVFTMLMVYYIKIPHVSVAVLGSIAVAYQLLSGYLSTRVGKYADAKGDYNKLISVGILIEGLGIFLFGISFIFGYLLYVYAFALLAALVLGFGQAFYHPLGGALLSNTFGKSSPKYMGANGAFGSLGRSILPSLIAFSILLFGNTVGLISISAFYLLLSIIIFVLLANKRNNNGSSSMNKVRLLDRSSSTDDITVSQKAMASHKPFSFYKKSVYKLTLVTILRSASIMATLTFIGVYIKIIGKLTPTEVGIFLTVTFFFAVIGQYVFGVIVTKKGNRKTVVYTTLISVIAFGFFLLLRGPVYSYIFYSVFTFAALTSFPVFMSYSANIVEKEYNGYSNSVVWGIGTIVGGALGVGLITILLYFGFSIFIGMVVAEIIGIISIISLPILPKTLNIN